One window from the genome of Yarrowia lipolytica chromosome 1B, complete sequence encodes:
- a CDS encoding uncharacterized protein (Compare to YALI0B17886g, similar to uniprot|Q9P7C5 Schizosaccharomyces pombe Cell cycle control protein cwf16) — protein sequence MSDRKGINKYYPPDFDPSKLERRAKKVSDSKSATMPTVRLMVPFSMRCTACGEYIYKSKKFNARKQVTDEVYLDVKIIRFFIRCPRCSGEIRFKTDPKNSDYQTEYGAVRNYEPWRDEKKVEETLDERLDRLEKEEKELEELKKQGKAMPDPSKLGTAVSTDGDVMAEIEARQKANIDEQEGIERLEELKERTARLNKIGRDVDVLEELRKRDDKESGVSEQDLRDDEMAKEVFRNAQGEKIKRVEVAKVDASVKKVSKPVVKMKKRMKGIVRK from the coding sequence ATGTCGGATCGAAAAGGAATAAACAAATACTATCCGCCCGACTTTGATCCCAGCAAGCTGGAGCGGCGTGCTAAGAAAGTGTCTGACTCCAAATCGGCCACCATGCCCACTGTACGGCTCATGGTGCCTTTCTCCATGCGATGTACCGCCTGTGGAGAATATATTTATAAGAGCAAAAAGTTCAACGCTCGCAAACAGGTGACTGACGAGGTGTATCTTGACGTGAAGATCATTCGCTTCTTTATCCGATGTCCTAGATGTTCAGGTGAGATCAGATTCAAGACTGACCCCAAGAACTCAGACTATCAGACCGAGTATGGAGCTGTACGAAACTACGAACCCTGGAGAGACGAaaagaaggtggaggagactcTGGACGAGCGGCTGGACCGGCTGGAaaaggaagagaaggagctggaggagctcaagaaacAGGGAAAGGCTATGCCTGATCCGTCAAAGCTAGGAACCGCAGTTTCTACAGATGGAGACGTCATGGCAGAGATAGAGGCAAGGCAGAAGGCCAACATTGATGAGCAGGAGGGAATTGAACGGCTCGAAGAGCTCAAGGAACGTACTGCTCGTCTTAACAAGATTGGACGAGATGTGGATGTGCTGGAAGAGCTGAGAAAGAGAGATGACAAGGAAAGTGGCGTATCTGAACAGGATTTGCgtgatgatgagatggcTAAGGAGGTGTTTAGGAACGCGCAAGGtgagaagatcaagagAGTGGAGGTGGCAAAGGTGGATGCCTCGGTGAAGAAGGTATCCAAGCCTGTTGTCAAGATGAAGAAACGCATGAAGGGAATTGTCAGAAAGTAG
- a CDS encoding uncharacterized protein (Compare to YALI0B17908g, weakly similar to uniprot|Q6CBL4 Yarrowia lipolytica YALI0C17589g): protein MLPPELVNILLEHLDLYSLVSLAQTCQSWNSAITEAEYRYMLLKSCPFYQLDNSNRLSWRDCATEYLRRNRLNSPKVDSSIIQQLCPNTTIAVRQDELLPPHYYSLCKMQAATRDGWHDDVALRHTDSGFSFQGAFVSLKGSEGVTNEDYHYDNGTISSRFGIKMGFQRGQRQHAILAIKTNTKCIAAIVCYEPSEYRILVKYIDSHGIAPNIDFGENTDDWLYSVGFCPSTLTSFDLFLVESCIFVYVQQQGHTGALLALNNGVMERVLFNDKYMLTSTPEMLCVFDGKIAMAGKHVMPEFMRYLFNRTPVHATNISQDPVYSNYVGLYNAAGSMTHLIDFATQSIVDITAFYYTSLQAGFLALPGLVDGQLVVYRYSQQFLLTHFGEQVDVQVMMTKINCLVDAPESMLLPHVPQTRVPARSRAVNRHKTRRRVVV, encoded by the coding sequence ATGCTGCCGCCCGAGTTGGTGAACATCCTGCTGGAGCATCTGGATCTCTATTCGCTTGTTTCTCTGGCTCAAACGTGCCAGTCTTGGAACTCTGCCATCACAGAAGCCGAGTATCGGTACATGCTGCTCAAGAGCTGTCCCTTCTACCAGCTTGACAACTCGAACAGACTTAGCTGGAGAGATTGTGCAACGGAGTACCTGCGCCGAAACCGACTCAACAGTCCCAAGGTGGATAGCTCTATCATTCAACAACTATgtccaaacacaaccaTCGCAGTCAGACAAGATGAACTGCTGCCGCCACATTATTACTCTTTGTGTAAAATGCAAGCTGCGACTCGGGATGGGTGGCATGATGATGTGGCCCTACGACATACCGACAGCGGGTTCAGCTTCCAGGGCGCCTTCGTGTCACTAAAGGGAAGTGAGGGGGTTACCAACGAAGATTACCACTACGACAACGGAACTATATCCAGCAGATTTGGTATCAAAATGGGATTCCAGAGAGGACAAAGACAGCATGCCATTCTGGCAATCAAAACCAACACTAAATGCATCGCTGCCATCGTTTGCTATGAGCCAAGCGAATACCGCATTTTGGTTAAGTACATTGACAGCCATGGCATTGCGCCAAATATTGATTTTGGAGAGAACACTGACGATTGGCTTTACTCTGTCGGCTTCTGTCCTTCAACCCTCACTTCTTTCGACCTGTTTCTGGTCGAGTCTTGCATCTTTGTGTATGTCCAGCAACAAGGACATACCggagctcttctggctctgaACAATGGAGTGATGGAACGGGTGCTATTCAATGACAAGTACATGCTCACGTCAACACCTGAgatgttgtgtgtgtttgatgGCAAAATTGCCATGGCTGGAAAACATGTCATGCCTGAATTCATGCGGTACTTGTTCAACAGGACACCCGTGCACGCTACAAATATCAGCCAGGATCCCGTCTACAGTAACTATGTTGGCCTATACAATGCGGCTGGAAGTATGACCCATTTAATTGACTTTGCCACTCAGAGTATTGTTGATATCACTGCGTTCTACTACACGTCTCTTCAGGCTGGCTTCCTGGCACTTCCTGGATTAGTAGATGGGCAGCTGGTTGTATACAGATACTCACAGCAGTTTCTGCTGACGCATTTTGGTGAGCAAGTTGACGTTCAGGTCATGATGACTAAGATTAATTGTCTGGTTGATGCCCCCGAGTCGATGCTGTTGCCCCATGTACCTCAGACGAGGGTTCCAGCTAGGTCCAGAGCCGTTAATAGGCACAAGACGCGCCGAAGAGTGGTGGTAtaa
- a CDS encoding uncharacterized protein (Compare to YALI0B17930g, similar to uniprot|Q12325 Saccharomyces cerevisiae YLR092w SEL2 sulfate transporter P4.33.f3.1 or uniprot|P38359 Saccharomyces cerevisiae YBR294w SUL1 high- affinity sulfate transport protein P4.33.f3.1), which translates to MSSPSSSREPSEIYPQEGEVDYFSPDSEDHVYLPQYHAHNPRVRDWFYKNVFSHPGERVKNYTLSLFPIVRWIYRYNLVWLTYDLIAGITVGCVVVPQGMSYAKLANLPPEYGLYSSFVGVLIYCFFATSKDVSIGPVAVMSQQVGRVIMHVQGEYPEASGPMIATMLAVLCGSIALGIGLLRLGFILEFIPAPAVMGFMTGSAINIVTGQVPALMGIDKLFNTKDATYMVIINSLKNLKHSNYNAAFGVVALFILYLIKYSCQYLSKKFPKYKKVFFYIEIMRSALIIIFGTLISWAVCHPHKKSGKFPISIIKTVPRGLIHTGVMKVDTIYMSKMASELPVSTVVLLLEHIAISKSFGRVNDYKISPDQELIAIGVTNLVGTFFNAYPATGSFSRSALKAKCGVRTPLAGIYTGVVVLIALYALNTVFYWIPNAVLSAIIIHAVFDLVAHPRQLFHFWKIAPIDAVIFFVAIILTVFVTIEAGIYFAVAASLVWLLLKVAFPAGDLMGKIEIVDVEDPLIVQQTADVEEIAAAEAARNTKLGKVKGLISKAGKLIEDGPVVDADVQHGLPLLAPQEVEKSTTAAALSHVPRRTVWVPLSRKNVNPDIKISPPRPGVIVYRFTEAFTYPNCSRQTDKLVDVIREKTRRAEGVRYKTLGERPWNDHGPRHPKESETVDLRPILEKVVLDFSVVSSTDSTGIQNLVDARGEINRYVGREVEFHFSGLLSPWVRRALVGSGFGGVPKGQHLSNYQVTAARRATALDRQTLPNDTTMVIEGDSLSNDSDEEYAKKKPFDEEEAIGGLDTKSVSSSSQDDKEFGGYIPVVSTDTPFFHLDIPDL; encoded by the coding sequence atgtcttctccaagctccAGTCGAGAGCCCTCAGAGATTTAtcctcaagaaggagaggtGGACTACTTCTCTCCCGACTCCGAGGACCATGTGTACCTCCCCCAGTACCACGCTCACAACCCCCGAGTGAGAGACTGGTTCTACAAAAACGTCTTTTCTCACCCTGGAGAGCGTGTCAAGAACTACACCCTGTCGTTGTTTCCAATTGTTCGATGGATCTACCGATACAACCTGGTGTGGCTCACTTACGACCTGATTGCCGGCATCACTGTCGGATGTGTCGTTGTTCCTCAGGGAATGTCTTATGCCAAACTGGCCAACCTGCCCCCGGAGTATGGTCTCTACTCTTCCTTTGTCGGAGTCCTCATCTACTGTTTCTTTGCCACGTCTAAGGATGTTTCTATTGGTCCTGTTGCGGTCATGTCCCAGCAAGTCGGCCGAGTCATTATGCATGTCCAAGGAGAGTACCCCGAAGCCTCGGGACCCATGATCGCGACCATGCTGGCGGTTCTGTGCGGTTCTATCGCCCTCGGTATCGGTCTCCTGCGTCTTGGTTTCATTCTCGAGTTCATTCCCGCCCCCGCAGTCATGGGCTTTATGACCGGTTCTGCCATCAACATTGTCACTGGTCAGGTTCCCGCTCTCATGGGTATCGACAAGCTCTTCAACACAAAGGACGCCACTTATATGGTAATCATCAACTCGCTTAAGAACCTGAAGCACTCCAACTACAACGCCGCCTTTGGAGTCGTCGCGCTGTTCATCCTCTACCTCATCAAGTACTCATGCCAGTACCTGTCCAAGAAGTTccccaagtacaagaaggtGTTTTTCTACATTGAAATCATGAGATCCGCGCTCATCATCATTTTTGGTACACTCATTTCTTGGGCTGTCTGCCACCCTCACAAGAAATCTGGCAAGTTCCCCATTTCTATTATCAAGACTGTGCCTCGAGGTCTCATTCACACCGGTGTCATGAAGGTCGACACTATTTACATGTCCAAGATGGCCTCTGAGCTGCCCGTCTCTACCGTTgttcttctgcttgagcACATCGCCATTTCCAAGTCCTTTGGCCGTGTCAACGACTACAAGATTTCTCCCGACCAGGAGCTCATTGCTATTGGTGTTACCAACCTGGTTGGAACCTTCTTCAACGCCTACCCCGCCACCGGTTCCTTCTCTCGATCTGCCCTTAAGGCAAAGTGTGGTGTGCGAACACCTCTTGCCGGTATTTACACTGGTGTTGTTGTGCTCATTGCTCTGTACGCCCTCAACACTGTCTTCTACTGGATCCCCAATGCCGTTCTTTCTGCCATCATCATTCACGCTGTGTTTGACTTGGTGGCACATCCTCGACAGCTCTTCCACTTCTGGAAAATTGCCCCCATCGATGCAGTCATCTTCTTCGTTGCAATTATCCTCACAGTCTTTGTCACCATCGAGGCTGGTATCTATTTTGCTGTCGCTGCATCTCTCGTCTGGCTGCTTCTCAAGGTCGCCTTCCCTGCCGGAGACCTCATGGGCAAGATTGAGATTGTCGACGTCGAAGATCCTCTCATTGTCCAGCAGACTGCCGATGTCGAAGagattgctgctgccgaggctGCCCGAAACACTAAGCTCGGCAAAGTCAAGGGACTTATCAGCAAGGCTGGAAAGCTCATTGAGGACGGTCCTGTTGTTGACGCAGATGTCCAGCATGGTTtgcctcttctggctcctcaggaggtggagaagtcgACCactgcagcagctctgtCTCATGTGCCCCGACGAACCGTCTGGGTGCCTCTGTCTCGAAAGAACGTCAACCCAGACATCAAGATCTCGCCCCCCCGACCTGGAGTCATCGTCTACCGATTCACGGAAGCATTCACCTACCCCAACTGTTctagacagacagacaagTTGGTGGATGTCATTCGAGAAAAGACTCGACGAGCCGAGGGAGTGCGATACAAGACTCTTGGAGAGCGGCCCTGGAACGACCATGGTCCTCGACATCCCAAGGAGAGCGAAACTGTCGATCTGCGGCCCATTCTAGAGAAGGTGGTGCTAGATTTCTCTGTCGTCTCTTCCACAGACTCTACTGGTATCCAGAACCTGGTAGATGCTCGAGGAGAGATCAACCGATATGTTGGCCGAGAAGTCGAGTTCCATTTCTCGGGTCTTCTGTCTCCCTGGGTCCGACGTGCTTTGGTGGGCTCTGGATTCGGAGGAGTGCCAAAGGGACAACACCTGAGCAACTACCAGGTGACTGCGGCCCGTAGAGCCACTGCCCTTGACCGACAGACTTTGCCCAATGACACTACCATGGTGATCGAGGGCGATTCTCTGTCCAACGACTCGGATGAAGAGTACGCAAAAAAGAAGCCGTTCGATGAGGAAGAAGCCATTGGAGGTCTGGACACCAAGAGcgtgtcttcttcttctcaggacgacaaggagtttggaggCTACATCCCCGTGGTGTCCACCGACACTCCTTTTTTCCATTTGGACATTCCTGACTTGTAA
- a CDS encoding uncharacterized protein (Compare to YALI0B17996g, similar to uniprot|Q9UR03 Candida albicans Endo-1 3- beta -glucanase) has translation MLQFLLLLNLALSASARVIHKKVTVVNDVVVTPSTTRYVTVTGGQSEHVTLDQTIESVETVFVAHTVPTTVITGTLISTVQSIITANPVTQTDSYPTTADAPQININTLTEPKTLDPFEGVVTDAEPIPTEATVASSASATPTATPTQSSFSVSIRSSSTPGPVESTPGVVSIPDGPSTTSALISSSVVASSVASSVASSASAAASSSAAAPKPKPNPPPAYNGDLFAAIDTSAPPGVFKQEPLNIQIPNGAVKELGQSPVHTNKFYFNMFLGDRTMPVYTQPYSVWWSKTDKFPGIGVSYSQAKDKVYGPQKTNPMEYMLNPVGIMSFVFSAKEFTTDNMEMQLSDPDTFSATTTVSTGDGSMELPLVQGMGFVTAKYNGLTPLLLTQVGFDSVVKGNSPVQGTLKYVAKLFNGVTWTIYVTTSDPDFKFLFPDPHTIKTHSTKPCVIQMATTGDADSDAGSAVSGFDKAAGSYPVSASLNGQANGGSAQYSIDYKTEGSSASGSTLLFALSHHKSSMVSQSGAVSGPKIQSTNKGPMYAYVANSLTLAETLETDLQFLPWSQVSGFAGKATLTAAQQKLIAEVANSELKQDIGSQTNLDTNYFSGKALDKFAYILLVLSDMIEDETTTKSVLDQLKKAFAVFTKNTQVSPFIYDTLFKGVTSGAAQASGDSGADFGSPYYNDHHFHYGYFLHAAAVIGHVDAKYGDGQWVNENKDWVNSLIRDTANPSKDDSYFPVYRSFDWFSGHSWAKGLFPAADGKDEESTSEDYNHAYGMKLWGNVVGDKAMEARGDLMLAVMKRSMNDYFYMKDDNKIQPEQLIGNKIPGITFENKLDYTTYFGTNPEYIHGIHMIPVTPVSSLLRDPTFVQEEWEQNVSKFIGDVNSGWLGILHSNQALYDPKSAYEFFSQDNFQTLWLDGGASRTWYLAYSAAVSA, from the coding sequence ATGTTGCAGTTCCTCTTGCTGCTCAACCTCGCCCTGTCGGCATCTGCTCGAGTCATCCACAAAAAGGTCACTGTGGTCAACGATGTGGTTGTCACTCCTTCTACAACCAGATACGTGACCGTTACTGGCGGCCAGTCCgagcacgtgactcttGATCAGACTATCGAGTCCGTCGagactgtgtttgtggcccACACCGTTCCCACAACCGTCATTACCGGCActctcatctccaccgTCCAGTCTATTATCACTGCCAACCCGGTGACCCAGACTGATTCGTACCCCACCACCGCAGATGCTCCCCagatcaacatcaacactCTGACCGAGCCCAAGACCCTGGATCCCTTTGAGGGAGTTGTAACTGATGCTGAGCCCATTCCCACAGAGGCCACCGTCGCTTCTTCCGCCTCTGCAACCCCCACCGCTACTCCTACTCAGTCTTCCTTCTCGGTGTCTATCCGGTCTTCTTCTACTCCTGGTCCTGTTGAGTCCACTCCCGGTGTTGTTTCCATCCCTGATGGTCCCTCCACCACTTCTGCTCTGATCTCTAGCTCCGTCGTTGCATCTTCCGTTGCATCTTCCGttgcctcttctgcttccGCCGCTGCTTCGTCTTCCGCCGCTGctcccaagcccaagcccaaCCCCCCTCCTGCTTACAATGGCGACCTGTTCGCAGCCATTGACACCTCTGCCCCTCCCGGAGTTTTCAAGCAGGAGCCTCTGAACATCCAGATCCCCAACGGCGCCGTCAAAGAGCTTGGTCAGTCCCCCGTCCACACCAACAAGTTCTACTTCAACATGTTCCTCGGTGACCGAACCATGCCCGTCTACACCCAGCCCTACTCGGTGTGGTGGTCCAAGACCGACAAGTTCCCCGGTATCGGTGTCTCTTACTCCCAGGCTAAGGACAAGGTCTACGGCCCCCAGAAGACCAACCCCATGGAGTACATGCTGAACCCCGTTGGAATCATGTCCTTTGTCTTCTCCGCCAAGGAGTTCACCACCGACAACATGGAGATGCAGCTGTCTGACCCCGACACTTTCTctgccaccaccactgTTTCTACCGGTGACGGCTCCATGGAACTTCCTCTTGTTCAGGGAATGGGTTTTGTCACTGCCAAGTACAACGGTCTGactcctcttctgctgaccCAGGTCGGCTTTGACTCCGTCGTCAAGGGCAACTCCCCCGTGCAGGGCACCCTTAAGTACGTGGCTAAGCTCTTCAACGGAGTCACTTGGACCATCTACGTGACCACCTCTGATCCTGACTTCAAGTTCCTCTTCCCCGACCCTCACACCATCAAGACTCACTCCACCAAGCCCTGTGTGATTCAGATGGCCACCACTGGTGACGCTGACTCTGATGCTGGCTCTGCTGTGTCTGGCTTCGACAAGGCAGCTGGTTCCTACCCCGTTTCTGCCTCTCTCAACGGCCAGGCTAACGGAGGTTCTGCTCAATACTCCATCGACTACAAGACGGAGGgatcttctgcttctggctCAACTCTGCTGTTTGCTCTGTCTCACCACAAGAGCTCCATGGTTTCTCAGTCCGGTGCTGTTTCCGGCCCTAAGATCCAGTCCACCAACAAGGGTCCTATGTACGCCTACGTGGCCAACTCTCTGACCCTCGCTGAGACCCTCGAGACTGATCTGCAGTTCCTTCCCTGGTCCCAGGTGTCTGGATTTGCTGGTAAGGCCACCCTGACTGCTGCGCAGCAGAAGCTGATTGCCGAGGTGGCCAACTCAGAGCTCAAGCAGGATATTGGAAGCCAGACCAACCTGGACACGAACTACTTCTCCGGCAAGGCTCTGGACAAGTTCGCCTACATTCTGCTGGTTCTGTCTGATATGATTGAGGATgagaccaccaccaagtCTGTTCTggaccagctcaagaaggcctTCGCCGTCTTCACTAAGAACACTCAGGTATCTCCCTTCATCTACGACACTCTGTTCAAGGGAGTCACCTCCGGTGCTGCCCAAGCCTCTGGCGACTCTGGTGCTGACTTTGGTTCTCCTTACTACAATGACCACCACTTCCACTACGGCTATTTCCTTCATGCCGCAGCTGTGATTGGCCATGTTGATGCCAAGTACGGAGATGGTCAGTGGGTCAACGAGAACAAGGACTGGGTCAACTCTCTTATCCGAGACACCGCCAACCCTTCCAAGGACGACTCTTACTTCCCTGTCTACCGATCTTTTGACTGGTTCTCCGGCCACTCTTGGGCCAAGGGTCTCTTCCCTGCTGCCGATGGTAAGGACGAGGAGTCAACCTCTGAGGACTACAACCACGCCTACGGAATGAAGCTGTGGGGTAACGTTGTCGGCGATAAGGCTATGGAGGCCCGAGGAGACCTGATGCTGGCTGTCATGAAGAGATCTATGAATGACTATTTCTACATGAAGGACGACAACAAGATCCAGCCCGAGCAGCTCATTGGCAACAAGATCCCCGGTATCACCTTTGAGAACAAGCTGGACTACACCACCTACTTTGGCACCAACCCCGAGTACATCCACGGTATCCACATGATCCCCGTCACTCCTGTCTCTTCTCTGCTCCGAGACCCTACATTCGtccaggaggagtgggAGCAGAACGTGTCCAAGTTCATTGGAGACGTCAACTCTGGATGGCTCGGAATCCTACACTCTAACCAGGCTCTTTACGACCCCAAGAGTGCCTACGAGTTTTTCTCTCAGGACAATTTCCAGACTCTTTGGCTTGATGGAGGTGCTTCTCGAACCTGGTATCTCGCCTACTCTGCCGCAGTGTCCGCCTAG
- a CDS encoding uncharacterized protein (Compare to YALI0B18018g, similar to Saccharomyces cerevisiae TBF1 (YPL128C); ancestral locus Anc_8.630, weakly similar to uniprot|O42961 Schizosaccharomyces pombe Hypothetical 54.6 kDa protein C19G7.13 in chromosome II and uniprot|Q02457 Saccharomyces cerevisiae YPL128c TBF1 telomere TTAGGG repeat-binding factor 1 singleton), whose translation MSDYYSNVEPGLGAGSGNDSGRRQADPDANMTLTKPVGDSTKDTDSNDHNKEYETILDLNDAEQLRFIAEQLESLHGDGDKADPNEEPQNDDFSIQPADFDYTDTSQQQQQQLHHQQQQQQQDQSQAARISPDDEFRYSIDSRRQLLIDSLPVLDNLAMQILNTVGRQPYQTTLTMVTEPDSDLGQSFSILMSLFDQTKRLYSQSEPFISGISLGIRNREQKGIVQKANMATFCAAVFGFAEVGFYHLHEFFLDSFVPDNMRLLKSHGALFLELKTQAYISAMSQNEKSKTEILNDLFPMDLDRMLINRRNSKSLAPSEVDFVSRCRSRRERLFNANSTAELSDTYSWLSFLKEVVEHVSKVYLATLVSKKASTQGPSSIPLFSSPSASSAPSGTNSVAVSTPTSPRMARRQKPTNELSMPVEEDEEAARFAAARPNVPVRRPWSKAEEAALMNGLRTVNGPYWSQILEIYGPGGTVSEVLKDRNQVQLKDKARNLKLYFLKAGVKVPDCLQFVTGGIKKGTRGRRGGAVEQRQRVQPQQVMQQVQQQGQQQGQQQGQQQGQQGQQGQQQQQQQQQGQQQQGQQRQQQQQQQQPQQQVQPQQSHQQNPNMQFQLHNIQQMSQQLPPLSHVHPNLQQQQHQHQQQQQQQQQQQQHQQQQHQNSLQQHPHDRTHEEDSMRAAEAAAQIAASLSHLDDEDNTLIQKVGAFINN comes from the coding sequence ATGTCCGACTACTACAGCAATGTCGAGCCTGGGCTGGGGGCGGGCTCTGGCAACGACTCGGGTCGGCGTCAGGCAGACCCAGATGCGAACATGACGCTCACCAAGCCCGTGGGAGACTCTACCAAGGACACTGACTCAAACGACCACAACAAGGAGTACGAAACGATTCTGGATCTGAACGACGCCGAGCAGCTGCGGTTCATCGCCGAGCAACTGGAGTCTTTACATGGGGATGGAGACAAGGCGGACCCCAACGAAGAGCCTCAGAACGACGACTTCTCCATTCAGCCAGCTGATTTTGATTACACAGATACAtctcaacagcaacagcagcagctacatcatcaacaacaacagcaacagcaggatCAGTCTCAAGCTGCACGAATATCGCCTGACGACGAGTTCAGATACTCTATTGACTCGCGAAGACAGTTGTTGATCGACTCGTTACCAGTGCTCGATAACCTGGCCATGCAGATTCTCAACACTGTGGGTCGCCAGCCATACCAGACGACGCTCACCATGGTCACGGAGCCCGACTCAGATCTCGGACAGAGCTTCTCCATTCTCATGTCGCTGTTCGACCAGACCAAACGGTTGTACTCGCAGTCGGAGCCCTTCATCTCAGGCATATCCCTCGGAATTAGGAATAGAGAGCAGAAGGGCATTGTACAAAAGGCCAACATGGCCACGTTCTGTGCGGCTGTGTTCGGATTCGCAGAGGTCGGCTTCTACCATCTGCACGAGTTCTTCCTGGACTCGTTTGTGCCAGATAATATGCGTCTGCTGAAATCACATGGTGcgctgtttctggagctcaaAACACAGGCGTACATTTCGGCCATGTCGCAGAACGAAAAGTCCAAGACGGAGATTCTCAACGACCTGTTCCCCATGGACCTGGACCGCATGTTGATCAACCGGCGAAACTCCAAGAGCCTGGCCCCTTCCGAAGTTGACTTTGTGTCGCGGTGTCGGTCGCGCCGAGAGCGACTCTTCAACGCCAATTCCACGGCAGAACTATCAGACACGTACAGTTGGCTGTCGTTCCTGAAAGAGGTCGTGGAACATGTTTCCAAGGTGTACCTGGCCACCCTAGTCAGCAAAAAAGCTTCTACACAGGGTCCGAGTTCCATCCCTTTGTTTTCCTCTCCGTCGGCCAGTTCTGCACCTAGTGGTACCAACTCTGTGGCTGtttcaactccaacttctccCAGAATGGCACGAAGGCAAAAGCCCACAAACGAGCTCTCTATGCCTGtagaggaggacgaggaggccgcCCGGTTTGCAGCAGCGCGCCCCAATGTGCCTGTCCGTCGTCCCTGGAGCaaagcagaagaagctgcatTGATGAACGGTCTTCGAACAGTGAATGGTCCGTATTGGTCGCAGATTCTGGAGATTTACGGACCAGGAGGTACAGTTTCagaggtgctcaaggacagAAACCAGGTACAGCTCAAGGATAAAGCACGAAACCTGAAACTGTACTTCCTAAAAGCCGGAGTCAAGGTGCCTGACTGCTTGCAGTTTGTTACTGGAGGGATCAAAAAGGGAACTCGAGGAAGAAGGGGAGGAGCTGTTGAGCAGCGACAGAGAGTGCAGCCACAACAAGTTATGCAACAagtgcagcagcagggtcagcagcagggtcagcagcagggtcagcagcagggtcagcagggtcagcagggtcagcagcagcaacaacaacagcaacagggtcagcagcagcagggtcaacaacggcaacagcagcagcagcagcagcaacccCAGCAACAGGTTCAGCCTCAGCAGTCGCACCAACAGAACCCCAACATGCAGTTCCAGCTGCACAACATTCAGCAAATGTCACAGCAGCTGCCTCCTCTGAGTCACGTGCATCCTAatctccagcaacagcagcatcagcatcaacagcagcagcagcagcagcagcagcagcaacagcatcaacaacagcagcaccaaAACTCACTTCAGCAACATCCACACGATAGAACGCACGAGGAAGACTCGATGCGGGCGGCCGAAGCAGCCGCGCAGATTGCAGCCAGCCTGTCGCATCTGGATGATGAGGATAATACCCTGATTCAAAAGGTGGGGGCGTTTATCAATAATTAG